Proteins co-encoded in one Acidobacteriota bacterium genomic window:
- a CDS encoding 4-hydroxy-tetrahydrodipicolinate reductase, with protein sequence MKIALIGYGEMGRLIRRLAEEKGHEVFVVIDDRFAQASAKSLAAKLVSAEVAIDFTVAGAVKRNVSACVAAGVALVEGTTGWNQDREAIEKIVRDGNGAFLFGANFSIGVNLFYRIAAFAAELFAKFPDYETFIEEQHHSRKLDAPSGTALKLKEIVAEHIKKDLTIAATRAGNIPGTHRVGFDGPSDQILLEHTARSREGFASGAITAAEWIVGKKGFFEFTDVIDEM encoded by the coding sequence ATGAAAATTGCACTGATCGGATACGGAGAGATGGGGAGGTTGATCCGGCGTTTGGCGGAGGAAAAGGGGCATGAGGTTTTTGTGGTGATTGACGACAGATTTGCACAGGCTTCGGCGAAATCGCTCGCGGCGAAATTGGTTTCTGCGGAGGTCGCGATAGATTTTACGGTCGCCGGGGCGGTCAAACGGAATGTTTCTGCCTGCGTGGCGGCTGGTGTTGCTTTGGTTGAGGGCACGACGGGGTGGAATCAGGACCGCGAGGCTATTGAAAAGATCGTTCGGGACGGAAACGGGGCGTTTTTGTTTGGGGCGAACTTCTCGATAGGCGTAAATCTTTTCTACCGCATCGCGGCGTTTGCCGCCGAGCTTTTTGCAAAGTTCCCCGATTACGAAACCTTTATCGAAGAGCAGCATCATTCCCGCAAACTCGACGCCCCGAGCGGCACGGCCCTAAAACTAAAAGAAATAGTCGCCGAGCACATCAAAAAAGACTTGACCATCGCCGCAACCCGTGCGGGAAACATTCCCGGAACTCACCGAGTAGGTTTCGACGGCCCGTCGGATCAAATCCTCTTAGAACACACCGCCAGATCGCGTGAAGGTTTCGCTTCCGGAGCAATTACAGCCGCAGAATGGATCGTTGGGAAGAAAGGGTTCTTTGAATTTACTGATGTGATCGATGAAATGTAA
- a CDS encoding metallophosphoesterase — MRKIVHLSDVHFGTADPAVTELVVSKINEISPDVVVVSGDLTQRAKSIEFKQARAFLDRLPKPQIVVPGNHDVPLYNVFDRFLRKLDKFEKYITDDLTPTFIDEEIAIVGVNTARSLTIKGGRISEEQTHYIQSQLRNLSDDMLKVVVTHHPFDLPDGHDEDDVVGHAERAIHMIADCGGDVFLAGHLHVSNIETTANRYKLPNGRVALIIQAGTATSARVRGEPHSFNLIQFDNPWLRIERLECRSVADGFRPAEHKIYKQTENGWARINRETMNLWMTITTTVG, encoded by the coding sequence ATGCGTAAGATCGTTCACCTTTCCGACGTGCATTTTGGAACGGCAGATCCGGCTGTAACGGAACTTGTTGTTTCGAAGATCAATGAAATATCGCCAGATGTCGTCGTAGTTTCAGGCGATCTGACGCAGCGGGCGAAAAGCATAGAATTCAAACAGGCGAGAGCCTTCCTCGATCGTTTGCCAAAGCCGCAGATCGTTGTGCCCGGCAATCACGACGTACCGCTTTATAATGTTTTTGACAGGTTTTTGCGAAAGCTTGATAAGTTCGAGAAATATATTACGGATGATCTGACGCCGACTTTTATTGACGAAGAGATCGCCATCGTCGGCGTGAATACTGCGCGGTCGCTGACCATCAAAGGCGGACGGATCAGTGAGGAGCAGACTCACTACATACAGTCTCAGTTGAGGAATCTTAGCGACGATATGCTCAAAGTCGTTGTGACGCATCATCCATTTGATCTGCCCGACGGACACGATGAAGACGATGTCGTCGGCCACGCGGAACGTGCGATACATATGATCGCGGATTGCGGCGGAGACGTGTTTTTGGCAGGCCATCTGCATGTGAGTAACATCGAAACGACGGCGAATCGGTACAAGCTTCCCAATGGGCGCGTCGCACTGATAATCCAAGCGGGAACTGCGACTTCGGCTCGGGTTCGCGGTGAGCCGCACTCGTTCAATTTGATCCAGTTTGATAATCCCTGGCTGCGGATCGAACGCCTGGAATGCCGCTCGGTCGCCGACGGATTTCGCCCTGCGGAACATAAGATATACAAACAGACCGAAAATGGCTGGGCACGCATCAACCGCGAAACGATGAATTTATGGATGACCATCACAACAACAGTTGGCTGA
- a CDS encoding RNB domain-containing ribonuclease — protein MDDHHNNSWLTERAHQAMLDNGFEPEFSDAVYSQLRQIADRGEPSHGADIQDLRHLLWSSIDNRTSRDLDQVEWAERLENDDIRVLVGIADVDAIVAKGTPIDVHAAQNTVTVYTESKIFPMLPEELSTDKTSLNQDEDRFAVVADMTVRANGDVPESTFFRAFIRNHAKFSYEEIGEWLDGDGPMPEELQRLPELKAQIELQREAAKRLAAYREKKGALEFESIESSAVVEDGEIKGLVSVRSNSAKKLIENFMVAANVEMAEFLEAKGFASLRRVVKEPQRWDGIRRIASEYGENLPELPDQPSLAAFLNKRRAADSEHFPDLSLSIVKLIGGGEYVVERQGEDSGGHFGLAVRDYAHSTAPNRRFTDIVVQRLVKAVISNQPQPYSNEELDAIAEHCNEQEKSARKVERKMRKVVAATVMQRHIGENFEAIVTGVTASGTFARILRPPVDGRIEQGEHGLQVGEKVKVRLVSADPRTGFIDFAAIG, from the coding sequence ATGGATGACCATCACAACAACAGTTGGCTGACCGAGCGGGCACACCAAGCGATGCTCGACAATGGATTTGAACCGGAATTTTCGGACGCGGTTTACTCGCAGCTGCGGCAGATCGCGGATCGCGGTGAGCCTTCGCACGGCGCCGATATTCAGGACCTGCGGCATTTGTTGTGGTCGTCGATCGATAATCGGACTTCGCGCGATCTCGATCAGGTTGAGTGGGCTGAGCGGTTGGAGAATGACGACATTCGAGTTCTCGTTGGCATCGCGGACGTCGATGCCATCGTTGCGAAAGGCACGCCGATCGACGTTCACGCGGCTCAGAATACCGTGACGGTGTACACCGAAAGCAAGATCTTCCCGATGTTGCCCGAGGAACTTTCAACCGACAAAACCTCGCTCAATCAGGACGAAGACAGGTTCGCGGTCGTTGCGGACATGACCGTCAGAGCCAACGGTGACGTTCCCGAGAGCACCTTTTTTCGAGCATTCATCCGCAATCACGCAAAATTCTCATACGAAGAGATCGGCGAATGGCTTGACGGTGATGGCCCGATGCCCGAAGAACTTCAGCGTTTGCCCGAGTTAAAGGCTCAGATCGAGCTACAGCGAGAAGCCGCGAAACGGCTCGCCGCGTACCGTGAGAAAAAGGGAGCACTCGAATTTGAATCTATCGAGTCTTCGGCGGTTGTTGAAGACGGTGAGATCAAAGGGTTGGTTTCAGTTCGCTCGAACTCAGCGAAAAAGCTGATCGAAAATTTCATGGTAGCGGCTAATGTCGAGATGGCGGAATTTCTTGAGGCAAAAGGCTTCGCATCGCTGCGACGTGTTGTGAAAGAGCCGCAGCGTTGGGATGGCATTCGGCGAATTGCGAGTGAATATGGCGAGAATTTGCCGGAGCTGCCCGATCAACCGTCTCTGGCCGCATTTCTCAACAAGAGGCGAGCTGCTGATTCTGAGCATTTCCCCGATCTATCGCTCTCGATCGTAAAACTCATCGGCGGCGGAGAATATGTCGTCGAACGTCAAGGCGAAGATTCCGGCGGGCATTTTGGCCTCGCGGTCCGTGATTATGCCCATTCGACCGCCCCGAATCGGCGATTTACCGATATCGTGGTTCAGCGGCTCGTCAAGGCGGTGATCTCAAACCAACCGCAGCCATATTCGAATGAGGAACTTGACGCCATAGCCGAACACTGTAACGAGCAGGAAAAATCGGCTCGAAAGGTCGAGCGAAAGATGCGAAAGGTCGTCGCCGCGACGGTAATGCAGCGACACATTGGTGAGAATTTCGAAGCGATCGTCACCGGCGTCACCGCCAGTGGTACATTCGCCCGCATCCTTCGTCCGCCGGTCGATGGCCGCATCGAGCAAGGCGAACACGGGCTTCAGGTCGGTGAGAAGGTGAAAGTTCGGCTGGTTTCGGCTGACCCACGAACGGGCTTTATCGATTTTGCCGCTATCGGTTAA
- the lysC gene encoding lysine-sensitive aspartokinase 3, producing MSDQSPIVMKFGGTSVGDVAAFERVFQIVSTQYDRHPVVVVSAMTKVTDALLAAFELAKKGDVDTAVASLQPHFERHVEVTRQFSIPDTSAFHGELEYAREELADLLKRVSRRSLPLSMLKDAVVSYGEQLSSRLVAEVLKTKGINARQVDSRRLIVTDDEYGAAQPIWEDTEKLVKLEIEPMIAGGEVPIMGGFIAASRGGETTTLGRGGSDYSAALVAAALHANELQIWTDVTGVMTCDPRICSSAVTIPVLSYEEAAELAYFGAKVLHPKTIKPAVDTNIPVRVCNTFEPNEIGTMVLADSDETPNKIKSIASKKNITILRITSARMLGSYGFMSALFQVFERYRTVIDVVSTSEVSVALTLDNTDSLEQIVTELSRFGDVEVEGGYAVVCVVGEGLRASTGLASRVFSTIKDVNIALVSHGASSVNLTFVIKEEFAAEVIKSLHEELF from the coding sequence GATCAAAGCCCCATTGTAATGAAATTTGGCGGCACGTCGGTTGGCGACGTCGCCGCCTTTGAACGTGTTTTTCAAATCGTCTCGACGCAGTACGACCGGCATCCGGTCGTTGTCGTTTCGGCGATGACCAAGGTGACGGACGCACTGCTTGCCGCATTTGAACTGGCCAAAAAAGGTGATGTCGATACAGCGGTTGCTTCGCTGCAGCCTCATTTTGAACGCCATGTTGAGGTGACGCGGCAATTCTCGATTCCCGACACCAGTGCGTTCCACGGCGAACTCGAATACGCTCGCGAAGAGCTCGCCGACCTGCTCAAACGCGTTTCCCGCCGCAGCCTGCCGCTTTCGATGCTGAAGGACGCTGTAGTTTCGTACGGCGAACAGCTTTCATCGCGGCTCGTAGCTGAGGTGCTCAAAACAAAAGGCATTAATGCAAGACAAGTCGATTCGCGAAGGCTGATCGTTACCGACGACGAATACGGGGCGGCTCAACCCATCTGGGAAGACACCGAGAAACTGGTCAAACTCGAGATCGAGCCAATGATCGCGGGCGGTGAAGTTCCGATCATGGGTGGATTTATTGCTGCTAGTCGCGGTGGCGAAACTACGACATTGGGACGCGGCGGTTCTGATTATTCGGCTGCTTTGGTCGCGGCCGCATTACACGCGAACGAATTGCAGATCTGGACCGACGTCACCGGCGTGATGACATGTGATCCGCGAATTTGCAGCTCCGCAGTTACAATTCCAGTTCTTTCATACGAAGAAGCTGCAGAGCTTGCATATTTTGGAGCCAAAGTCCTTCATCCGAAAACGATCAAGCCCGCGGTCGATACGAATATCCCCGTCAGAGTCTGCAACACGTTCGAACCGAACGAAATTGGCACGATGGTGCTCGCCGATTCGGATGAAACGCCGAACAAGATCAAATCGATCGCCTCAAAGAAGAACATCACGATCCTGAGGATCACTTCGGCTCGAATGCTCGGGAGCTACGGGTTCATGAGCGCTCTGTTTCAGGTGTTTGAAAGGTATCGGACGGTGATCGATGTGGTTTCTACGTCTGAGGTTTCGGTTGCTCTGACGCTCGATAATACTGATTCACTCGAACAGATCGTCACTGAACTTTCGCGATTCGGCGATGTCGAGGTAGAAGGCGGTTACGCTGTTGTCTGTGTCGTCGGCGAAGGCCTTCGAGCCTCGACCGGGCTCGCTTCCAGGGTTTTCTCAACTATAAAAGACGTCAATATCGCCCTCGTTTCTCACGGAGCCTCAAGCGTCAACCTGACCTTCGTTATTAAAGAAGAATTCGCCGCCGAGGTGATAAAAAGCCTTCACGAGGAACTGTTTTAG
- a CDS encoding phosphoribosylanthranilate isomerase: MMPRIKICCISSDAEAAQAISFGASAIGLVGKMPSGPGPIADELIKTIAASVPPPVASVLGASEQTAENIGAHHERTHTNTIQIVDELLGREYGAIRSALPHVKLVQVIHVVGESSVDEAAELVDAILLDSGNPTLAVKELGGTGRRHDWKLSRKIVETCGKPVFLAGGLNPENVREAIEVVQPFGLDICSGVRTDGNLDMFKLERFFAAASR; the protein is encoded by the coding sequence ATGATGCCGCGAATCAAAATATGCTGTATTTCAAGCGATGCCGAAGCTGCCCAGGCTATTTCCTTTGGTGCGTCGGCTATTGGGTTGGTTGGGAAGATGCCTAGTGGGCCGGGGCCGATCGCGGATGAACTTATTAAGACAATTGCGGCTTCTGTGCCGCCGCCGGTGGCTAGTGTTTTGGGGGCGAGTGAGCAAACTGCAGAAAACATCGGTGCACATCATGAGCGGACGCATACGAATACCATTCAGATCGTTGACGAATTGTTGGGGCGTGAATACGGTGCGATACGTTCCGCTTTGCCGCACGTGAAGCTCGTACAGGTTATTCATGTTGTCGGGGAAAGTTCGGTTGACGAGGCGGCGGAGCTTGTTGACGCGATTTTGCTTGATAGCGGGAATCCTACGCTTGCTGTCAAAGAGTTAGGCGGCACGGGCAGGCGGCATGATTGGAAATTGAGCCGCAAAATAGTCGAAACCTGCGGCAAACCAGTATTTTTAGCGGGCGGGTTAAACCCCGAAAACGTCCGCGAAGCGATCGAAGTCGTTCAGCCCTTCGGTTTGGACATTTGTTCGGGTGTGCGAACCGACGGGAACCTCGACATGTTTAAATTGGAACGATTTTTTGCTGCGGCAAGCCGGTGA
- a CDS encoding 4-hydroxy-tetrahydrodipicolinate synthase has protein sequence MKLDWLHGTATALVTPFRKDGSVDDVCFHKLVERQIKGGVKLLVPCGTTGENVTMASEEQSHVIRLTVEVAKKHGAKVIAGTGTNNTAAAIENTRAAREAGADAALIVAPYYNKPTQEGLFAHYAEIAKSVKGFPIVLYNVPSRTVSNISAETTLRLAAAFENIVATKEASGNYSQIMEILAKRPRGFKVFSGDDASAVPLISLGCDGLVSVCANEIPKETVKMVDHALNGSFHFARKIHYKIRPLMEANFIEASPAPCKFVMKEMGLCEENLRLPLVPVSPGTKETLRYIMDELKLGKLTTDKHG, from the coding sequence ATGAAATTAGATTGGCTGCACGGGACGGCGACGGCGCTTGTGACTCCGTTTCGGAAGGACGGATCGGTTGATGATGTTTGTTTTCACAAACTCGTCGAGCGGCAGATAAAAGGTGGTGTGAAATTGCTCGTGCCGTGCGGGACGACGGGTGAAAATGTGACGATGGCTTCGGAAGAGCAGTCGCATGTGATCCGTTTGACGGTTGAGGTTGCGAAAAAACACGGTGCGAAAGTAATTGCGGGCACCGGAACAAATAATACGGCGGCCGCGATAGAAAACACGCGTGCCGCAAGAGAAGCCGGAGCCGACGCGGCCCTGATCGTCGCACCTTATTACAACAAACCGACGCAGGAAGGCCTTTTTGCCCATTATGCAGAGATCGCGAAGTCGGTGAAAGGCTTTCCGATCGTGCTTTATAATGTTCCGTCGCGTACGGTTTCGAATATTTCTGCCGAGACGACTTTGCGGCTCGCTGCGGCTTTCGAAAACATCGTTGCGACCAAGGAAGCGTCCGGAAATTATTCGCAGATCATGGAAATCCTCGCAAAACGCCCGCGTGGGTTCAAAGTATTCTCGGGCGACGACGCTTCGGCGGTGCCGCTGATATCTTTAGGCTGCGATGGTTTGGTTTCCGTCTGCGCAAACGAAATTCCCAAAGAAACCGTCAAGATGGTAGACCACGCTCTAAACGGATCGTTCCATTTTGCCCGCAAAATTCATTACAAGATTCGGCCGCTAATGGAAGCGAACTTCATCGAGGCTTCGCCAGCCCCGTGCAAGTTTGTGATGAAGGAAATGGGGTTGTGTGAGGAGAATTTGAGGCTGCCGCTGGTTCCCGTAAGCCCCGGAACCAAAGAAACGCTGCGATACATAATGGACGAGCTGAAGTTAGGAAAATTAACCACAGATAAACACGGATAG
- a CDS encoding sphingosine kinase, producing the protein MPPIEVIINAAGGSFVEGETEQKLKDAFAVNGLDAKINLARTGEQIGEFAEAAAKSDAEIIVAGGGDGTISSVAAIVSKANKTFGVLPLGTLNNFSKDLQIPQDITEAVRMIADGNVAEIDLAELNGRIFINNSSIGLYPHIVKDREKQQERLGYGKWRAAFWAALKIFRLSPFLKVGIVVDGKFFLRKTPFVFIGNNQYEMDLYNIGRRPALDQGKLSIYFLHRGGRFGVIRLLFRTVTGRVKQWKDFEEVLAEDVSIQTRRKRIHVAFDGEVSVAKTPLRYTILPKAVRVFVPKPATEESEDA; encoded by the coding sequence ATGCCGCCGATCGAAGTAATAATAAATGCTGCCGGCGGCAGTTTTGTCGAGGGTGAGACCGAGCAAAAGCTGAAAGATGCCTTTGCCGTGAATGGCCTTGATGCCAAGATCAATCTCGCAAGAACCGGAGAACAGATCGGCGAATTTGCCGAAGCCGCTGCGAAAAGTGATGCGGAGATAATTGTGGCCGGCGGCGGTGATGGGACGATCAGCTCGGTCGCCGCGATCGTGTCGAAAGCCAACAAAACCTTTGGCGTTCTGCCATTGGGAACTCTCAATAATTTTTCAAAAGATCTACAGATCCCGCAGGACATTACCGAGGCCGTTCGTATGATCGCGGACGGAAACGTCGCCGAGATCGACCTTGCCGAGCTAAACGGACGCATTTTCATTAACAATTCAAGTATTGGGCTCTATCCGCACATCGTAAAAGATCGTGAGAAACAGCAGGAGCGACTAGGTTACGGTAAATGGCGTGCGGCGTTCTGGGCGGCGTTGAAGATCTTTCGTCTGTCGCCATTTCTCAAGGTCGGGATCGTTGTAGACGGGAAATTTTTCCTACGCAAAACGCCTTTCGTCTTCATCGGCAACAATCAATACGAAATGGACCTCTACAACATCGGCCGTCGCCCGGCTCTCGATCAAGGGAAATTGAGCATTTATTTCCTCCATCGCGGCGGTCGTTTTGGTGTAATCCGGCTTTTGTTTCGAACGGTTACTGGCCGCGTAAAGCAGTGGAAGGATTTCGAAGAGGTTTTAGCTGAGGACGTGTCTATTCAGACGAGGCGAAAGCGAATTCATGTCGCATTCGACGGCGAGGTCTCGGTCGCCAAAACACCGCTGAGATATACCATTCTGCCGAAAGCCGTGCGAGTTTTTGTTCCCAAGCCTGCAACGGAGGAAAGCGAAGATGCGTAA
- a CDS encoding 2,3,4,5-tetrahydropyridine-2,6-dicarboxylate N-succinyltransferase — translation MKSLKQHIEELFSKSEFSSDDREIYETFKTALRRGEIRSAEKDSNGNWNANAWVKQGILLGFRMGKMVEMSKPTETLQFFDKDTFPLRPMTLEDGVRIVMGGSAIRDGSYVAPSVVVVPPAYINVGAYVDEGTMVDSHALVGSCAQIGKRVHLSAAAQIGGVLEPVNATPVIIEDDVLVGGNTGVYEGTIVRERVVLASGVILTRSTPVFDLPNNRIIKSEGGSSLEIPAGAVVVQGSRAVTSGFGKENGLSIYCPIIVKYRDEKTDASTKLEDYLR, via the coding sequence ATGAAATCTTTGAAGCAGCATATTGAAGAACTTTTCAGCAAGTCGGAATTTTCCTCCGACGATCGTGAAATTTACGAAACATTCAAAACCGCCCTCCGTCGCGGAGAAATTCGTTCGGCTGAGAAAGATTCTAATGGGAATTGGAACGCAAACGCCTGGGTAAAGCAGGGAATCCTGCTCGGTTTTCGGATGGGAAAGATGGTCGAGATGTCGAAACCGACGGAAACGCTTCAGTTTTTTGACAAAGACACATTTCCGCTGCGACCGATGACTTTGGAAGACGGTGTGAGGATCGTGATGGGCGGTTCGGCTATTCGCGATGGTTCGTACGTTGCTCCGAGCGTCGTTGTGGTTCCGCCCGCTTATATTAATGTCGGTGCGTATGTTGACGAGGGAACGATGGTCGATTCGCACGCTCTCGTCGGCTCGTGCGCACAGATAGGAAAGCGAGTTCACCTTTCCGCGGCGGCGCAGATCGGCGGAGTGCTTGAACCGGTCAATGCGACGCCAGTAATTATTGAGGACGATGTGCTGGTTGGCGGAAACACCGGTGTTTATGAGGGAACGATCGTACGGGAACGCGTGGTGCTTGCCAGCGGAGTTATTCTGACGCGTTCTACGCCCGTTTTCGATCTGCCAAATAATCGCATCATAAAATCAGAAGGCGGAAGTTCGTTGGAAATTCCCGCAGGAGCTGTGGTCGTTCAGGGATCGCGTGCGGTGACGAGCGGATTTGGCAAAGAGAACGGCCTGTCGATCTATTGCCCGATCATCGTCAAATATCGCGACGAAAAAACTGACGCCTCGACCAAACTCGAAGACTATTTGCGCTAA
- a CDS encoding thioredoxin family protein, with the protein MKSNRSILSLLFVAVFTLVSASALFAQEPMKHDDMKKHDGMKKDSMMKDDAMIMDDKRPVVAIIAADWCPYCKRIDPVVNEVKSSYSEKLNFVVFDVTNAETTALAKAKAEKLGMSDFFNEYKGKTSTVAVLKDHKVVFKTSNNDKKSDYEKAFDEVLN; encoded by the coding sequence ATGAAATCCAATAGATCCATACTTTCGCTGTTATTCGTAGCTGTTTTTACACTCGTTTCTGCGTCGGCACTTTTCGCTCAGGAGCCGATGAAACATGACGATATGAAAAAGCATGATGGAATGAAGAAAGATTCCATGATGAAAGACGACGCTATGATAATGGACGACAAGCGTCCCGTCGTCGCTATCATCGCCGCCGATTGGTGTCCGTACTGCAAACGAATCGATCCGGTCGTAAACGAAGTGAAATCGAGTTACTCGGAAAAGTTGAACTTTGTAGTGTTTGACGTTACAAATGCAGAAACCACCGCGCTTGCAAAAGCAAAAGCAGAGAAACTCGGAATGTCTGATTTCTTTAACGAATACAAAGGAAAAACCTCTACCGTCGCCGTTTTGAAAGATCACAAGGTCGTTTTCAAGACCTCAAACAATGACAAAAAGAGCGACTACGAAAAAGCTTTCGATGAAGTTTTGAATTAA